From one Conexibacter woesei Iso977N genomic stretch:
- a CDS encoding PKD domain-containing protein, which translates to MRRRLAFIVTTIAVLAVPVGSAQAAFFKADAVDGPSADIKSVGDMDIARDGTGAVAYVKADGGVNHIFVSRLVGGSWQAPERVDGGLDASASTPAVAASDGGRLVVVYEDGGSVYATVRQAGAPGFNAPQLIGQGGETPDVDMSFNGNAYAVFTINGDVVGARLDRTGVNFVGLTAPFDTAQGNTAGVGTGRPKIAVSADGTGVVVWGENGHVYARRVFNTAPSTSVLDLNLSDLEGHPGGTADLPDVDIEDDSSYAWVAFRQQFDNGVRRAIGVRLRGSRTDPPVAYDGLGWSGVSADDPPRVDINGKGVGVLTSGASNGTALSAILKDDILNPARAIGGTGGATEPVGAVAETYDRAVGWYNQSDQTIQGAFYDDKSSSRLVPGPGPTTPLSNPDFGTVDPAGGFDVAGDRTGDFAFAFIQQLPDGGRRLAIASYDRLPGSFAISTSSKLWRNVIRTPLAWGTALELWGNLTYTVLIDGRQVAQSQTTKLTLPAGAVPDGLHTWRVVATDRRGQSVTTVVKPLKIDTTAPTVTFAARRKKRVETVTARAADVIPPSGKAAGIRYVRIDWGDGSAFTQATKATHTYARGGTYTVRVSATDGAGNVAVAEREIHVSKK; encoded by the coding sequence ATGCGCCGCCGCCTGGCCTTCATCGTCACGACCATCGCCGTCCTCGCAGTGCCCGTGGGCTCTGCTCAGGCCGCCTTCTTCAAGGCGGACGCGGTCGACGGTCCGTCCGCCGACATCAAGTCGGTGGGCGACATGGACATCGCCCGCGACGGCACCGGCGCGGTCGCCTACGTCAAGGCCGACGGTGGCGTCAACCACATCTTCGTCTCGCGCCTCGTCGGCGGCTCGTGGCAGGCGCCCGAGCGCGTCGACGGCGGGCTCGACGCGTCGGCCTCCACGCCGGCGGTCGCCGCTTCCGACGGCGGCCGGCTGGTCGTCGTCTACGAGGACGGCGGGAGCGTCTACGCGACCGTCCGCCAGGCCGGTGCGCCGGGCTTCAACGCGCCGCAGCTGATCGGCCAGGGCGGTGAGACGCCGGACGTCGACATGTCGTTCAACGGCAACGCCTACGCGGTCTTCACGATCAACGGCGACGTCGTCGGCGCGCGGCTGGACCGGACCGGCGTGAACTTCGTCGGCCTGACCGCGCCGTTCGACACCGCCCAGGGCAACACCGCGGGCGTCGGCACCGGGCGCCCGAAGATCGCGGTCTCGGCCGACGGCACGGGCGTCGTCGTGTGGGGCGAGAACGGCCACGTCTACGCGCGCCGCGTGTTCAACACCGCGCCGTCGACGTCGGTCCTGGACCTCAACCTGTCCGACCTCGAGGGCCATCCCGGCGGCACCGCCGACCTGCCCGACGTCGACATCGAGGACGACTCGTCCTACGCGTGGGTCGCGTTCCGCCAGCAGTTCGACAACGGCGTGCGCCGCGCGATCGGCGTGCGCCTGCGCGGCTCGCGCACCGATCCGCCGGTCGCCTACGACGGGCTCGGCTGGTCCGGCGTGTCGGCCGACGACCCGCCGCGCGTCGACATCAACGGCAAGGGCGTCGGCGTGTTGACGTCCGGCGCGTCGAACGGGACCGCGCTGTCGGCGATCCTCAAGGACGACATCCTGAACCCGGCGCGCGCGATCGGCGGCACGGGCGGCGCGACCGAGCCGGTCGGCGCCGTCGCCGAGACCTACGACCGCGCGGTCGGCTGGTACAACCAGAGCGACCAGACGATCCAGGGCGCGTTCTACGACGACAAGTCGTCGTCGCGGCTGGTGCCGGGCCCGGGCCCGACCACGCCGCTGAGCAACCCGGACTTCGGCACCGTCGACCCGGCCGGCGGCTTCGACGTCGCGGGCGACCGCACCGGCGACTTCGCGTTCGCGTTCATCCAGCAGCTGCCCGACGGCGGGCGCCGCCTGGCGATCGCCTCCTACGACCGGCTGCCGGGGTCGTTCGCGATCTCGACGTCGTCGAAGCTGTGGCGCAACGTCATCAGGACGCCGCTGGCGTGGGGGACGGCGCTGGAGCTGTGGGGGAACCTGACCTACACGGTGCTGATCGACGGCAGGCAGGTCGCGCAGTCGCAGACGACGAAGCTGACGCTGCCGGCGGGCGCGGTCCCGGACGGGCTGCACACCTGGCGCGTGGTCGCGACCGACCGCCGCGGGCAGTCGGTGACGACGGTCGTCAAGCCGCTGAAGATCGACACGACCGCGCCGACCGTGACGTTCGCGGCCAGGCGCAAGAAGCGCGTCGAGACCGTGACGGCCAGGGCCGCCGATGTGATCCCGCCGTCCGGCAAGGCCGCGGGGATCAGGTACGTGCGGATCGACTGGGGCGACGGCTCGGCGTTCACGCAGGCGACGAAGGCGACGCACACCTACGCCAGGGGCGGCACGTACACGGTCCGGGTCAGCGCGACCGACGGGGCCGGGAACGTGGCGGTCGCCGAGCGCGAGATCCACGTGAGCAAGAAGTAG
- a CDS encoding dihydrofolate reductase family protein: MGSPDVLTRLDGEGGRSAREVVAALGLSAAVTAGGRPRVVADMVASVDGRAAVDGRSVALGNPADRALLRELRCAADAILVGTGTLRAERYASLLDDDQRARRVASGRAEHPIVATVSRRLELPVDEAPLFGEPGVPIVVFTESSAAPPPVAAALTVVRFAPGTLTLAGALGALATDSGVRGVLCEGGPSLLRRLIAEDALDDLLLTVAPLAVGGAGPGILDGDVLGPPAPRLALRDVHRSEDHLFLHYGLQP, encoded by the coding sequence TTGGGGTCGCCGGACGTCCTGACGCGGCTGGACGGCGAGGGCGGGCGGTCGGCCCGCGAGGTCGTCGCGGCGCTGGGGCTGTCCGCCGCGGTGACGGCGGGTGGACGGCCGCGGGTGGTCGCCGACATGGTGGCCTCGGTCGACGGGCGCGCGGCGGTCGACGGGCGCTCGGTGGCGCTGGGCAACCCGGCGGACCGCGCGCTGCTGCGGGAGCTGCGTTGCGCCGCCGACGCGATCCTCGTCGGGACGGGGACGCTGCGCGCGGAGCGGTACGCGTCGCTGCTGGATGACGACCAGCGCGCGCGGCGGGTGGCTTCCGGGCGCGCCGAGCACCCGATCGTCGCGACGGTCTCGCGGCGGCTGGAGCTGCCGGTCGACGAGGCGCCGCTGTTCGGCGAGCCGGGCGTGCCGATCGTGGTGTTCACGGAGTCCTCCGCGGCCCCGCCGCCCGTGGCGGCTGCGCTCACGGTCGTCCGCTTCGCACCCGGAACGCTCACGCTGGCCGGCGCGCTGGGCGCGCTCGCCACGGACTCCGGCGTCCGGGGCGTGCTCTGCGAGGGCGGTCCGTCGCTGCTGCGCCGCCTGATCGCCGAGGACGCGCTCGACGACCTGCTGCTGACCGTCGCGCCGCTGGCCGTCGGCGGCGCCGGCCCCGGGATCCTCGACGGCGACGTGCTCGGCCCGCCCGCGCCACGCCTGGCGCTGCGCGACGTGCACCGGTCGGAGGACCACCTCTTCCTCCATTACGGTCTGCAGCCGTGA
- the folP gene encoding dihydropteroate synthase translates to MNLVLRDRSFALRPGRPLVMGIVNANPDSFSDAVRTTTLDAQVALAVRLCEEGADVIDVGGESGVTYTGVTAEEVERDRVVPLVERLVAEGICVSVDTWKVPVAEAALAAGAHVLNDVSGLRDVGLARAAAKHDASLVVMHTRAEPKVEHFADYGGRVVEDVVSFVHERCEIAMAEGVSAARLIVDPGPDFAKSPAESVEVLREIDALRALGHPWLAAVSRKYFLAAITGRPPAERLAGTLAAVGFAADRGAAMVRVHDVAATVDFLAVRSVLNGVEEIGAFDADDDALKWIRATPSP, encoded by the coding sequence GTGAACCTCGTCCTCCGCGACCGCTCCTTCGCCCTCCGGCCCGGCCGGCCGCTGGTGATGGGCATCGTCAACGCCAACCCGGACTCGTTCAGCGACGCGGTCCGGACGACGACGCTCGACGCGCAGGTGGCGCTGGCGGTCCGGCTGTGCGAGGAGGGCGCGGACGTCATCGACGTCGGCGGCGAGTCGGGCGTCACGTACACCGGCGTGACGGCGGAGGAGGTCGAGCGGGATCGCGTCGTCCCGCTGGTGGAGCGGCTCGTCGCGGAGGGGATCTGCGTGTCGGTCGACACGTGGAAGGTCCCGGTCGCCGAGGCCGCGCTGGCGGCGGGCGCGCACGTGCTCAACGACGTCTCCGGGCTGCGAGATGTAGGCCTTGCCCGTGCGGCGGCGAAGCACGACGCGTCGCTGGTCGTCATGCACACGCGCGCCGAGCCCAAGGTGGAGCACTTCGCCGACTACGGCGGCCGTGTCGTCGAGGACGTCGTGTCGTTCGTGCATGAGCGGTGTGAGATCGCGATGGCTGAGGGCGTCAGCGCGGCGCGGCTGATCGTCGATCCGGGCCCGGACTTCGCGAAGTCGCCCGCGGAGAGCGTGGAAGTGCTCCGGGAGATCGATGCGCTCCGTGCGCTGGGACATCCCTGGCTGGCGGCGGTGTCGCGCAAGTACTTCCTGGCCGCGATCACCGGGCGGCCGCCGGCCGAGCGGCTGGCGGGCACGCTGGCGGCGGTCGGCTTCGCGGCCGATCGCGGCGCGGCGATGGTCCGGGTGCACGACGTCGCGGCGACGGTGGACTTCCTGGCGGTGCGTTCGGTCCTGAACGGTGTGGAGGAGATCGGCGCGTTCGACGCCGACGACGACGCGCTGAAGTGGATCCGGGCGACACCCTCGCCCTGA
- a CDS encoding Rho termination factor N-terminal domain-containing protein, producing the protein MSVITRSALEASPLADLHAIASELGIDGFRRLRKADLVNKIIEQQGGEEAVAAAAAEAGEDTAEEKPRRTRSRGGRGTRSRKRDDEEEGTTDEGAGEADEDVVATEDVAVEEAIEEEAAEADVETEAEAEEVRPRRRSRGGRGRGRDRDRDRDEDDSSADEAPEPRGGRDRDRDRDRDRGDDRDRDADARVIEGTVELLPNGSGFVRLTPPEPSDDDVYVSAAQVRRCELVSGDAVGGPVREPRRSERYPSLIRIDTINGRPADEVAEGTHFDDLPCALPSERLALGSDDATLKAVEWLTPIGKGSRVTITGAAHAGKSEALKRLAGAVRGIEGLEVHVVLAAVRPEECAEWRAGEIEPVAALSLGASADASGQAVERAIDTAKRITARGGDVVVLIDGLDALAPHAARRALAAARNVVDGGSLTIVATASEPVGGETTIIALDRTLTQTRRFPAIDLVASGTIRPELLVGDAGADAIAQARAQALGA; encoded by the coding sequence ATGTCCGTCATCACCCGTTCCGCCCTTGAGGCGTCCCCGCTCGCCGACCTGCACGCGATCGCGTCCGAGCTCGGCATCGACGGCTTCCGCCGCCTGCGCAAGGCCGACTTGGTGAACAAGATCATCGAGCAGCAGGGTGGGGAGGAGGCCGTCGCGGCGGCCGCCGCCGAGGCCGGCGAGGACACCGCCGAGGAGAAGCCGAGGCGCACGCGTTCCCGCGGTGGCCGCGGCACGCGCTCGCGCAAGAGGGACGACGAGGAAGAGGGCACGACCGACGAGGGCGCGGGCGAGGCCGACGAGGACGTCGTCGCGACCGAGGACGTGGCGGTCGAGGAGGCCATCGAGGAGGAGGCCGCCGAGGCCGACGTCGAGACCGAGGCCGAGGCCGAGGAGGTCAGGCCGCGCCGCCGCTCGCGTGGCGGCCGGGGCCGTGGGCGCGACCGGGATCGCGACCGCGATGAGGACGACTCCTCCGCCGACGAGGCGCCGGAGCCGCGCGGTGGGCGTGACCGCGACCGGGATCGGGACCGCGATCGCGGCGACGACCGGGACCGCGACGCCGACGCGCGCGTCATCGAGGGCACCGTCGAGCTGCTGCCCAACGGGTCCGGGTTCGTGCGCCTCACGCCGCCGGAGCCGTCCGACGACGACGTCTACGTCTCGGCCGCGCAGGTGCGCCGCTGCGAGCTCGTCTCCGGCGACGCCGTCGGCGGGCCGGTGCGCGAGCCGCGCCGCTCGGAGCGCTACCCGTCGCTGATCCGGATCGACACGATCAACGGGCGCCCGGCCGACGAGGTCGCCGAGGGCACGCACTTCGACGACCTGCCGTGCGCGCTGCCGTCCGAGCGCCTGGCGCTGGGGTCCGACGACGCGACGCTCAAGGCGGTCGAGTGGCTGACGCCGATCGGCAAGGGCTCGCGCGTCACGATCACCGGCGCCGCGCACGCCGGCAAGTCCGAGGCCTTGAAGCGCCTGGCGGGCGCCGTTCGCGGGATCGAGGGCCTCGAGGTCCACGTGGTCCTGGCGGCCGTCCGCCCGGAGGAGTGCGCGGAGTGGCGCGCCGGTGAGATCGAGCCCGTCGCCGCGCTGTCGCTGGGCGCGTCGGCCGACGCGTCGGGCCAGGCGGTCGAGCGTGCGATCGACACCGCCAAGCGCATCACGGCGCGCGGCGGCGACGTCGTCGTCCTGATCGACGGCCTGGACGCGCTGGCGCCGCACGCGGCGCGCCGCGCCCTGGCGGCCGCCCGCAACGTCGTGGACGGCGGCTCGCTGACGATCGTCGCGACCGCGTCGGAGCCGGTCGGCGGCGAGACCACGATCATCGCGCTGGACCGCACGCTGACGCAGACGAGGCGCTTCCCGGCGATCGACCTGGTCGCCTCGGGCACGATCCGCCCGGAGCTCCTGGTCGGCGACGCGGGCGCCGACGCCATCGCGCAGGCCCGCGCCCAGGCGCTTGGCGCCTAG
- a CDS encoding response regulator transcription factor, whose translation MTLETRPTILIAEDDPGTRRFLGDQLTLDDCDVVSTDDAGGALRALATKFPDLLLLDVSLAEGTSGLDVLRTVRAADRATSRIDPYIPILMLSGRSRTTERVRAMELGADAYLCKPFAYAEVHSHVRALLRRAAGRDRTARVRVGALEIDPGARMAWLSGRPVRLTSTEFTLLRALAAAPATVRTKNELVRAVWGYEGRTTSRTLDSHICRLRAKLRTPDATFIHNAWGIGYRLVDDPVAPPELVPSRRHAFAAVAR comes from the coding sequence ATGACCCTCGAGACCCGCCCCACGATCCTGATCGCCGAAGACGACCCCGGGACGCGGAGGTTCCTGGGCGACCAGCTGACGCTGGACGACTGCGACGTCGTCTCGACCGACGACGCGGGCGGCGCGTTACGCGCGCTGGCGACGAAGTTCCCGGACCTGCTGCTGCTCGACGTCTCGCTGGCGGAGGGGACGTCGGGGCTCGACGTGCTGCGCACGGTGCGCGCCGCCGACAGGGCGACGTCGAGGATCGACCCCTACATCCCGATCCTGATGCTGTCGGGGCGAAGTCGGACGACCGAGCGCGTCCGGGCGATGGAGCTGGGCGCGGATGCGTACCTGTGCAAACCATTCGCGTATGCCGAAGTGCACTCGCACGTCCGCGCGCTGCTGCGGCGGGCGGCGGGGCGCGACCGGACGGCGCGGGTGCGCGTCGGGGCGCTGGAGATCGACCCGGGCGCGCGGATGGCGTGGCTGTCGGGGCGGCCGGTGAGGTTGACGTCCACCGAGTTCACGCTGCTGCGCGCGCTGGCGGCGGCGCCGGCGACGGTCCGGACCAAGAACGAGCTGGTCAGGGCGGTGTGGGGCTACGAGGGGCGGACCACGAGCCGCACGCTGGACTCCCACATCTGCCGCCTGCGGGCGAAGCTGCGGACGCCGGACGCGACGTTCATCCACAACGCGTGGGGGATCGGCTACCGCCTCGTCGACGACCCCGTCGCGCCGCCGGAGCTCGTGCCGTCCCGCCGTCACGCGTTCGCCGCGGTCGCGCGCTGA
- a CDS encoding sensor histidine kinase, with translation MVVLLLICALFALPPAVATATTLAAVAVAALHWWLARRLRRRATRTAHEVRQPLTAALLALHGAARRGEVPPRVVASLELELRRAAFALSDPSEATPADVDLHDLLTAQAQTWREVAAAHGATLVLEPGPGTPVVHADTLRLAQVTSNVLANAIEHGGGQITIRTVAIGDRIRIEVTDGGPGLPSSIAELSRRPRGPHGHGLSIATSALRHTQGHLSPNPSGITIDLPAKATP, from the coding sequence ATGGTCGTGCTGCTCCTGATCTGCGCGCTGTTCGCGCTGCCGCCCGCCGTGGCGACCGCGACGACGCTGGCCGCCGTGGCGGTCGCGGCGCTGCATTGGTGGCTGGCGCGCCGCCTGCGCCGCCGCGCGACCCGGACGGCCCACGAGGTCCGCCAGCCGCTGACCGCCGCGCTGCTGGCGCTCCACGGCGCCGCACGTCGCGGCGAGGTGCCGCCCCGCGTCGTCGCGTCGTTGGAGCTGGAGCTGCGTCGCGCGGCCTTCGCGCTGTCGGACCCGTCGGAGGCCACGCCCGCCGACGTCGACCTCCACGACCTCCTCACCGCGCAGGCCCAGACCTGGCGCGAGGTCGCGGCGGCGCACGGCGCGACGCTGGTCCTCGAGCCTGGCCCCGGAACGCCGGTCGTGCACGCCGACACGCTCCGTCTGGCCCAGGTGACGAGCAACGTCCTGGCCAACGCGATCGAGCACGGGGGAGGGCAGATCACGATCCGCACCGTCGCGATCGGCGACCGCATCCGCATCGAGGTCACCGACGGCGGCCCCGGACTCCCGTCCTCCATCGCCGAGCTCTCCCGCCGCCCCCGCGGCCCCCACGGCCACGGCCTCTCCATCGCCACCTCGGCACTCCGCCACACCCAAGGCCACCTCTCACCCAACCCCTCCGGCATCACCATCGACCTCCCAGCCAAAGCCACCCCATGA
- the cpaB gene encoding Flp pilus assembly protein CpaB: MTRRRRTAALLGLAALLGGLAASDVAGREAALDRALGPTVTVVVARTQITAGTTLDTRRLTVRRVPARFAPHLAYASPDIVAGARAAADLQPGEDLTPAAIDDGSTPAGAPVRPGERVAELVADGPGSLIHPGSRVDVLVTRSGADGASGTTSVALEDAEVLAAHAQPDDAGHTTRVAVSLRTTARQAVYLAAAQSFARDLRLLPRATGDRRHGLAGTTIGSDLR, translated from the coding sequence ATGACCCGCCGTCGCCGCACCGCGGCGCTGCTCGGCCTGGCGGCGCTCCTGGGCGGCCTCGCGGCGTCGGACGTCGCGGGCCGCGAGGCCGCGCTGGACCGGGCTCTCGGGCCGACCGTCACGGTCGTCGTCGCGCGCACCCAGATCACCGCGGGCACGACGCTCGACACCCGGAGGCTCACGGTCCGCCGCGTCCCCGCACGCTTCGCGCCGCACCTGGCCTACGCCTCACCCGACATCGTCGCCGGCGCCCGCGCGGCGGCCGACCTCCAGCCGGGCGAGGACCTCACACCCGCCGCGATCGACGACGGCTCCACGCCGGCCGGTGCTCCCGTCCGTCCGGGCGAGCGCGTCGCCGAGCTGGTCGCGGACGGCCCGGGGTCGCTGATCCACCCGGGTTCGCGCGTCGACGTCCTCGTCACCCGCTCCGGCGCCGACGGCGCGTCGGGCACGACCTCCGTGGCCCTCGAGGACGCCGAGGTGCTCGCCGCCCACGCCCAGCCCGACGACGCCGGCCACACCACCCGCGTCGCGGTCTCGCTGCGCACGACCGCGCGCCAGGCCGTCTACCTCGCCGCGGCACAGTCCTTCGCCCGCGACCTGCGCCTCCTGCCGCGCGCCACGGGCGACCGCCGCCACGGCCTGGCGGGCACGACGATCGGCTCCGACCTGCGATGA
- a CDS encoding IPT/TIG domain-containing protein codes for MKKAGAATSKKASTKKSAKTKKKTVKAVYPTVNSISPRKIQIGQKLTVKGTGFKPGKGKSSVAFYKTGQPVIFVKADSATATKLVVTITPKVAALLVVKNDVPVATLLRLRVIGTKMSRTWTKNSRSPIVSPLPNAPVGQGGSLTAQQAAAQVYQSCQDNAKTNPAGDNDADNIDNATELANSMDPCNVDTDGDGISDGYEYRSAEDLNGHSAPHYPSTRPWPNPLDPTDINSDFDGDGLMMWQENKLWKAATGGAFPLTAYSDGTQNSGGKVPVTEATKWLDLDGDGNLTDDERDEDNDGLSNFVEFNSTGTQAWWKSVQWDVKPHVGIARYTERPYTARLFNDVDASNPDTDGDGIPDGADDQDNDGWPNFVEMQLDRDEVGYRVNPYNPCLPNPHASVCSRHVPMDPSQRWAPWDAVNDTTTSQMPEDAIPFSWPAQINYSNWSTASPNPSPAPATLPPLNTPWNTPGTWYGGSAYQGDLDAIHDPYVAAADPADPAAVRAADAAGWVAALAKLPGFSSDPRYPDPYPNVWQPIAFGSWDPAPWFTSAWGNAMAGGEQG; via the coding sequence GTGAAGAAGGCCGGTGCCGCGACGTCGAAGAAGGCGTCCACGAAGAAGTCTGCGAAGACCAAGAAGAAGACGGTCAAGGCCGTCTACCCGACGGTCAACTCGATCTCGCCCCGCAAGATCCAGATCGGCCAGAAGCTCACGGTCAAGGGCACCGGCTTCAAGCCGGGCAAGGGCAAGAGCAGCGTCGCCTTCTACAAGACCGGCCAGCCGGTCATCTTCGTCAAGGCCGACTCGGCGACCGCGACCAAGCTCGTCGTCACGATCACGCCGAAGGTCGCCGCGCTGCTCGTCGTCAAGAACGACGTGCCGGTCGCGACGCTCCTGCGCCTGCGCGTCATCGGCACGAAGATGAGCCGCACCTGGACGAAGAACAGCCGCTCGCCGATCGTCTCGCCGCTCCCGAACGCGCCGGTCGGCCAGGGTGGGTCGCTGACCGCTCAGCAGGCCGCGGCGCAGGTCTACCAGAGCTGCCAGGACAACGCGAAGACCAATCCTGCCGGCGACAACGACGCCGACAACATCGACAACGCCACCGAGCTGGCCAACTCGATGGATCCGTGCAACGTGGACACCGACGGCGACGGCATCTCCGACGGCTACGAGTACCGCTCGGCCGAGGACCTCAACGGCCACTCGGCGCCGCACTACCCGTCGACGCGCCCGTGGCCGAACCCGCTCGACCCGACCGACATCAACTCGGACTTCGACGGCGACGGCCTCATGATGTGGCAGGAGAACAAGCTCTGGAAGGCCGCCACCGGTGGCGCCTTCCCGCTGACCGCCTACAGCGACGGCACCCAGAACTCCGGCGGCAAGGTCCCGGTGACGGAGGCCACCAAGTGGCTCGACCTCGACGGTGACGGCAACCTCACCGACGACGAGCGCGACGAGGACAACGACGGCCTCTCCAACTTCGTCGAGTTCAACTCCACCGGCACCCAGGCCTGGTGGAAGTCGGTCCAGTGGGATGTCAAGCCGCACGTCGGTATCGCCAGGTACACCGAGAGGCCCTACACCGCTCGCCTGTTCAACGACGTTGACGCGAGCAACCCGGACACCGACGGCGACGGCATCCCGGACGGCGCCGACGACCAGGACAACGACGGCTGGCCGAACTTCGTCGAGATGCAGCTGGACCGCGATGAGGTCGGCTACCGGGTGAACCCGTACAACCCGTGCCTGCCGAACCCGCACGCCTCGGTCTGCAGCCGTCACGTCCCGATGGACCCGTCGCAGCGCTGGGCTCCGTGGGACGCGGTCAACGACACGACCACCAGCCAGATGCCGGAGGACGCGATCCCGTTCAGCTGGCCGGCTCAGATCAACTACAGCAACTGGTCGACGGCCTCCCCCAACCCGAGCCCGGCTCCGGCGACGCTGCCGCCCCTGAACACGCCGTGGAACACGCCGGGCACTTGGTACGGGGGCAGCGCCTACCAGGGCGACCTGGACGCCATCCACGACCCCTACGTCGCCGCAGCGGACCCCGCCGATCCTGCCGCCGTCAGGGCCGCTGATGCTGCCGGCTGGGTGGCCGCGCTCGCGAAGCTGCCCGGGTTCTCGTCGGACCCCCGCTACCCGGACCCGTACCCGAACGTCTGGCAGCCGATCGCCTTCGGCTCCTGGGATCCGGCCCCGTGGTTCACGTCGGCGTGGGGCAACGCGATGGCCGGCGGCGAGCAGGGCTAG
- a CDS encoding MFS transporter gives MRRLLLLLCAIVFVDTVLYAVVAPLLPHYADDLGLSKASAGILLAAYPAGTLVASLPSGLLAARVGPRRTVLLGLVLLCGASLAFALGRSATALDSARLVQGLAGACTWAGALSWLVTSSPPSRRGELIGTVFGAAIVGALFGPILGATATALGTTPVFGTLTLLIATLTLLAAHEPEPPTTPDALATDDSTSSAAPTALGVTAAAPSSAPDALATHAASPAPAPEHIHSAGPGTLASTPPPAPDAPGTPPRTTAQPASLRATLASRRVRLGMWLVVIPGLGFGVLDVLVPLRLDHLGVGQAGIAATFLIAAAGEALLSPLVGRVADRHGPGRPIRAGLIASALLVLLIPVPDTAPLTIILMVLATGAFGIFWAPSMSMLSAAAERIGTHQGIAFGLVNLAWAAGMVTGAAGGGALAKSTSDAVPCIVLAAICLATFAARPRPDTPGGEPTPAHP, from the coding sequence GTGCGGCGTCTGCTCCTGCTCCTCTGCGCGATCGTGTTCGTCGACACGGTCCTCTACGCCGTCGTCGCGCCGCTGCTGCCGCACTACGCCGACGACCTCGGCCTGTCGAAGGCCTCCGCCGGGATCCTGCTGGCCGCCTACCCGGCCGGGACGCTCGTGGCGTCGCTGCCGAGCGGCCTGCTCGCCGCCCGCGTCGGCCCACGCCGGACCGTCCTGCTCGGCCTCGTCCTGCTCTGCGGGGCGAGCCTCGCCTTCGCCCTCGGCCGCAGCGCCACCGCCCTCGACTCCGCCCGCCTCGTCCAGGGCCTGGCCGGTGCCTGCACCTGGGCGGGCGCCCTCTCCTGGCTGGTCACCAGCTCACCACCATCTCGTCGCGGCGAGCTGATCGGCACCGTCTTCGGCGCCGCGATCGTCGGCGCCCTGTTCGGCCCCATCCTCGGCGCAACCGCCACCGCTCTCGGCACCACCCCCGTCTTCGGCACCCTCACCCTCCTCATCGCCACCCTGACCCTTCTCGCCGCCCACGAGCCCGAGCCACCCACCACACCCGACGCTCTCGCCACCGACGACTCCACCTCCTCCGCCGCGCCTACCGCCCTCGGGGTGACCGCGGCCGCCCCTTCCTCCGCACCCGACGCTCTCGCCACCCACGCGGCGTCCCCTGCGCCCGCGCCCGAGCACATCCACTCCGCCGGACCCGGCACTCTCGCCTCCACGCCGCCGCCCGCCCCCGACGCACCCGGCACGCCACCACGCACCACCGCCCAACCCGCGTCCCTCCGCGCCACCCTCGCCTCGCGCCGCGTCCGCCTTGGCATGTGGCTCGTCGTCATCCCCGGCCTCGGCTTCGGCGTGCTCGACGTCCTCGTCCCGCTCCGCCTCGACCACCTCGGCGTCGGCCAGGCCGGCATCGCCGCGACGTTCCTCATCGCCGCCGCCGGCGAGGCCCTCCTCAGCCCGCTCGTCGGCCGCGTCGCCGACCGCCACGGCCCGGGCCGCCCGATCCGCGCCGGCCTCATCGCCTCAGCGTTGTTGGTGCTCTTGATCCCGGTCCCCGACACCGCGCCGTTGACCATCATCTTGATGGTCCTCGCCACCGGGGCGTTCGGCATCTTCTGGGCACCGTCGATGTCGATGCTCTCCGCCGCGGCCGAACGGATCGGCACCCACCAGGGCATCGCGTTCGGTCTCGTCAACCTCGCCTGGGCGGCGGGGATGGTCACCGGCGCGGCGGGCGGTGGCGCGCTGGCGAAGTCGACCTCGGATGCCGTCCCGTGCATCGTCCTCGCCGCGATCTGCCTGGCCACGTTCGCCGCACGTCCGCGACCGGACACCCCTGGGGGAGAACCCACGCCCGCCCACCCCTAG